One genomic segment of Sorex araneus isolate mSorAra2 chromosome X, mSorAra2.pri, whole genome shotgun sequence includes these proteins:
- the LOC129399721 gene encoding ferritin heavy chain-like, with protein sequence MSGVLPVPLSSVYQSLAADCEDAINTQINLELCTAYVYLSMSYYFDREDVGLKRFSRYFRELFRELFEQAEKLMQLQNQRGAQLCFYDVQKPHKDGWEDGLNAMDFALILLKLINDGLHDLYKLATDMQDGSLCSYLENHVLPQQDQCLKELADHVSTLRNMVAPEEYLFGNKTGLDGDGDKKD encoded by the coding sequence ATGTCAGGTGTGCTGCCAGTGCCACTGTCCTCTGTGTACCAGAGCCTCGCCGCTGATTGCGAGGACGCCATCAACACGCAAATCAACCTAGAGCTCTGCACCGCCTACGTGTACCTGTCCATGAGCTACTACTTCGACAGGGAGGACGTGGGCCTGAAGCGCTTCTCCCGCTACTTCCGGGAGCTGTTCCGAGAGCTGTTCGAGCAAGCCGAGAAGCTGATGCAGCTGCAGAACCAGCGGGGCGCTCAGCTGTGCTTCTACGACGTCCAGAAGCCCCACAAAGACGGCTGGGAGGACGGCCTGAACGCCATGGACTTTGCCTTGATTCTGCTCAAGCTCATCAATGACGGCCTGCACGATCTGTACAAGCTGGCCACCGATATGCAGGACGGCAGCCTGTGCTCCTACCTGGAGAATCACGTCCTGCCTCAGCAAGACCAGTGTCTCAAGGAGCTGGCGGATCATGTCTCCACCCTGCGTAACATGGTTGCTCCGGAAGAGTACCTCTTTGGCAACAAGACCGGTCTTGATGGCGATGGCGACAAAAAGGACTGA
- the LOC129399722 gene encoding ferritin heavy chain-like, whose translation MSGVLPVPLSSVYQSLAADCEDAINTQINLELCTAYVYLSMSYYFDREDVGLKRFSRYFRELFRELFEQAEKLMQLQNQRGAQLCFYDVQKPHKDGWEDGLNAMDFALILLKLINDGLHDLYKLATDMQDGSLCSYLENHVLPQQDQCLKELADHVSTLRNMVAPEEYLFGNKTGLDGNGDKKD comes from the coding sequence ATGTCAGGTGTGCTGCCAGTGCCACTGTCCTCTGTGTACCAGAGCCTCGCCGCTGATTGCGAGGACGCCATCAACACGCAAATCAACCTAGAGCTCTGCACCGCCTACGTGTACCTGTCCATGAGCTACTACTTCGACAGGGAGGACGTGGGCCTGAAGCGCTTCTCCCGCTACTTCCGGGAGCTGTTCCGAGAGCTGTTCGAGCAAGCCGAGAAGCTGATGCAGCTGCAGAACCAGCGGGGCGCTCAGCTGTGCTTCTACGACGTCCAGAAGCCCCACAAAGACGGCTGGGAGGACGGCCTGAACGCCATGGACTTTGCCTTGATTCTGCTCAAGCTCATCAATGACGGCCTGCACGATCTGTACAAGCTGGCCACCGATATGCAGGACGGCAGCCTGTGCTCCTACCTGGAGAATCACGTCCTACCTCAGCAAGACCAGTGTCTCAAGGAGCTGGCAGATCATGTCTCCACCCTGCGTAACATGGTTGCTCCGGAAGAGTACCTCTTTGGCAACAAGACCGGTCTTGATGGCAATGGTGACAAAAAGGACTGA
- the LOC129399723 gene encoding ferritin heavy chain-like: MSGVLPVPLSSVYQSLAADCEDAINTQINLELCTAYVYLSMSYYFDREDVGLKRFSRYFRELFRELFEQAEKLMQLQNQRGAQLCFYDVQKPHKDGWEDGLNAMDFALILLKLINDGLHDLYKLATDMQDGSLCSYLENHVLPQQDQCLKELADHVSTLHNMVAPEEYLFGNKTGLDGDGDKKD; the protein is encoded by the coding sequence ATGTCAGGTGTGCTGCCAGTGCCACTGTCCTCTGTGTACCAGAGCCTCGCCGCTGATTGCGAGGACGCCATCAACACGCAAATCAACCTAGAGCTCTGCACCGCCTACGTGTACCTGTCCATGAGCTACTACTTCGACAGGGAGGACGTGGGCCTGAAGCGCTTCTCCCGCTACTTCCGGGAGCTGTTCCGAGAGCTGTTCGAGCAAGCCGAGAAGCTGATGCAGCTGCAGAACCAGCGGGGCGCTCAGCTGTGCTTCTACGACGTCCAGAAGCCCCACAAAGACGGCTGGGAGGACGGCCTGAACGCCATGGACTTTGCCTTGATTCTGCTCAAGCTCATCAATGACGGCCTGCACGATCTGTACAAGCTGGCCACCGATATGCAGGACGGCAGCCTGTGCTCCTACCTGGAGAATCACGTCCTGCCTCAGCAAGACCAGTGTCTCAAGGAGCTGGCGGATCATGTCTCCACCCTGCATAACATGGTTGCTCCGGAAGAGTACCTCTTTGGCAACAAGACCGGTCTTGATGGCGATGGCGACAAAAAGGACTGA